The following coding sequences lie in one Populus trichocarpa isolate Nisqually-1 chromosome 14, P.trichocarpa_v4.1, whole genome shotgun sequence genomic window:
- the LOC7458008 gene encoding chaperone protein dnaJ C76, chloroplastic yields the protein MAQLISPVCTDALKIKKPSNVFHISSRGKTALYHNNSRSVLNSKRRDFGRIRVAANSSASADAVADDYYAVLGLLPDATPEQIKKAYYSCMKACHPDLSGNDTDTTNFCMFINEVYAVLSDPLQRMIYDEIHGFALTAMNPFFDDSSPKDHAFVDEFSCIGCKNCANVAPEVFGIEEDFGRARVYSQCGNLQLVQQAIESCPVDCIHWTSAAQLSLLEDEMRRVERINVALMLSGMGSAGADVFRMACSRWEKRQAKILDQAKIRMMKQKDVDKKGSYWSDLWGNPKENQSSEEETKERARRAAAAARRWREYSRKGVDKPPAYKLPEAISNNEK from the exons ATGGCCCAGTTAATATCTCCTGTATGCACAGATGCACTTAAGATTAAAAAACCATCTAACGttttccatatttcttcaaGAGGAAAGACCGCCCTTTATCATAATAATTCCCGGAGTGTTTTGAACTCTAAGAGAAGAGATTTTGGCAGAATCAGGGTTGCAGCCAACAGTTCAGCCTCTGCAGATGCTGTTGCCGATGATTATTACGCGGTCTTAGGTCTC CTTCCAGATGCGACACCAGAGCAGATCAAGAAGGCTTATTATAGTTGCATGAAAGCATGTCATCCAGACTTGAGTGGCAATGACACAGATACCACAAATTTCTGCATGTTCATCAATGAGGTCTATGCG GTGCTTAGTGACCCTTTGCAGCGCATGATCTATGATGAAATTCATGGCTTCGCATTGACGGCGATGAATCCTTTCTTTGATGATTCCAGCCCAAAGGATCATGCCTTTGTTGATGAGTTTAGCTGCATCg GATGCAAAAATTGTGCCAATGTGGCTCCTGAAGTATTTGGAATTGAGGAAGATTTTGGAAGAGCCAGAGTTTACAGTCAGTGTGGAAATCTTCAATTAGTCCAGCAAGCAATTGAAAGTTG CCCGGTTGATTGCATCCATTGGACTTCTGCGGCGCAGCTTTCTTTGCTTGAAGATGAAATGCGCAGAGTAGAAAGAATAAAT GTTGCACTGATGCTTTCAGGAATGGGATCTGCAGGAGCAGATGTTTTCAGAATG GCATGTTCTCGATGGGAAAAGAGGCAAGCAAAAATCTTG GATCAGGCTAAAATAAGGATGATGAAGCAAAAAGATGTTGATAAAAAGGGGTCTTACTGGAGCGATCTCTGGGGTAAtccaaaagaaaaccaaagttCAG AGGAAGAAAccaaagagagagcaagaagagCCGCAGCAGCAGCTCGAAGATGGAGGGAGTACTCAAGGAAGGGTGTTGATAAGCCTCCCGCTTATAAACTTCCGGAGGCAATCTCCAATAATGAGAAATGA